Within Corynebacterium timonense, the genomic segment CATCAACCTTCTCGGTAACGCTGCGCGCACCCTGCGCGAGAAGTGCATCACCGGGATTACCGCCAATGCAGAGATCTGCCGGGACTATGTGACCAATTCCATTGGCATCATCACCTACCTCAACCCGTACATCGGTCACCACAACGGTGACCTCATCGGTAGGGAGGCCGCGGAAACCGGCCGTAGCGTGCACGAACTCGTCCTCGAGCACGGCCTGATGAGCGAAGACGAACTCGAACGCGTGTTCAGCATGGAGAACCTCATGCACCCCGAGTTCCGCGGCAAACTCTACTTGAACGAGGACTAGCCGGCGCGCGCGTCTGTAGCCTGGGGGTATGGCTACAGACGTAGAAATCGCCCAAGCTCACACCCTCGAACCCATCACCGATATCGCGGACAAGGCGGGCGTCCCCGCCGACGCGCTCATCCCCATCGGCAACCACATGGCTAAGGTCGACGCCTCCCGCGTGCCGGCCACCAACCCCGGCAAGGTCGTCTTGGTCGCAGGCGTCTCCCCGACCCCGGCGGGCGAGGGGAAATCCACCGTCCTCATCGGCCTGGCGGACGCGCTGGCCAAGCTCGGAAACAACGCCATGGTGGCGCTGCGCGAGCCCTCGCTCGGCCCGGTCATGGGCATCAAGGGCGGCGCCGCAGGCGGTGGCTACTCCCAGGTCGTCCCGATGGAGAACATCAACCTGCACTTCACCGGCGACTTCCACGCCGTCACCTCCGCCACCAACACGCTCGCGGCCCTCATCGACAACCACATCCAGAAGGGCAACGAGCTGGGCATTGACCCACGCCGCATCATCTGGCAACGCTGCCTCGACGTCAACGACCGCTCCCTGCGCCGCGTCATCACCGGCCTCGGCGGACCCGGCGACGGCGTACCCACCCAGACCGGCTTCACCATCACCGCTGCCTCGGAGATCATGGCAATCCTCGGCCTTGCGTCTGACCTTCAGGACCTGAAGAAGCGTCTCGCCGCCATCACCATCGGCCTGACCTTCGACAAGGAGCCCGTCACCGCTGGCCAGCTCGGCGCCGAAGGAGCGCTGACGGCCCTGCTGAAGAACGCGATCAACCCGAACCTGGTGCAGACGCTCGGCGGGACCCCGGCCCTCATCCACGGCGGCCCCTTCGCCAACATCGCCCACGGCTGCAACACGCTGCTGGCCACGCACACCGCGCAGAACCTCGCCGACATCGTCCTCACCGAGGCAGGCTTCGGCTCCGACTTGGGCGCGGAAAAGTTCTTCGACATCAAGGCACGCTACGGCGGCTTCGACGTGGCGGGCGCCGTGGTCGTGGCCACCATCCGCTCCATGAAGTACAACGCTGGCGTGGCCAAGGAAGACTTGACGGAGGAGAACACCGCCGCGGTCAAGGACGGCATTGTGAACCTAGAGCGCCACGTGGAAAACGTCGCGAAATTCGGCGTGAAGCCTGTGGTGGCGATCAACCTGTTTACGTCTGACACCCAGGCGGAGCGCGCGGTCGTGCGCGAGTGGGCCGACAAGCACGGCGTGGCGCTTGCGGAGTGCGAGGTGTGGGCCAAGGGCGGCGACGGCGCCATCGACCTTGCCACCACCCTGCTGGACAACCTCAGCGAGGGTACCTCCCGAGCGCTGTACGATCCTGCGGACGGCGTAGAAAACGCGATCGAGACCATCGCGACCGAGATCTACCGCGCGGAGAAGGTCGAGTACTCCGTCAACGCCCTGCGTGACCTGCGCACGCTGAAGGGCAACGGCTTCGACACCCTGCCGGTGTGCGTGTCCAAAACGCAGTACTCCTTCTCGGACGACCCGAGCCAGCTTGGCGCGCCGGAGGGCCACACCCTCCACGTGCGCAAGCTTGTCCCGCTTACCGGTGCGGGCTTCGTCGTCGCCCTGACCGGCGACGTGATGACCATGCCGGGCCTGCCGACGATTCCGGCGGCCAACAACATCGACGTCGACGAGAACGGCGTCGTCTCCGGCCTGTTTTAGTCAGCCGCTGACCCCGGCCATCCGGGGTAGTGTGGCGGAGTGCCACCGAAGACAGGGCAGATGGCCTGGAAGGAACACCACCCGCACAGCTTGGTGTGGCGGGGACGGTACGTTCCCTCCACGCCATCTCCTGCTATTTTCTGCCACAGGTCACCCAGGTCGCGCTCGAAGTACTCCAGCTCTTCTCGCGAGGGGGTGAGGAAGAGCGAGTCGGCGACCTTGAGGTACATCAGCCGCAGCTGCGTGGGGATCTTTCCGAAGAGACGCCAGTACACGAGCGCGTAGAATCGCATCTGAAACTGCGCGTCCGCAGAGTAGCGCGGTAGCGGCTTTTTGCCGGTCTTGTAATCGACGACGCGCACCTCACCCGTGGGAGCGATATCGACGCGGTCGATGAACCCGCGCACTGGGACACCGTTGGGGAGCACGGTGGAGACGTACATTTCCTGCTTGTACGAGTCGAAGCCGAGCGGGTTTTCCATTTCGAAGTACCCACGTAGCAGCGCGCGCGTGTCGACGAACAACTGGTGCGTGTCGGTGATGGGGTCGGCGGAGGATGGGTCGTCGTCAAGCATGCTCTCCCACTGCGGTCGAATGCGCTTCACTGCGGCGGGGTATGTGCGCTCTTCGCGTGGCCACCCGTGCATTTCCTCGAGCACGGCGTGAACGAGCGTTCCTTTGACCTGTGCTTCTGTCTTTTCTTCGGGCAGTTTGTCGATCGCCCGGAAGCGGTAGAGCAGCGGACACTGTTTGTAGTCGGAGGCGCGGGAGGGGGACAGGGCGAGGGGTTTAGGTGTGGACGTCGTCATGGTGCCTGTAAGTCTAACCCCGGGATCCGGCACTACGGTCGTGCCGTCGGTGCGGTGCGAACGGGGGCCGCCGGGCCCGATAGGTCGCCAGCGTATATCAGGACTTCCGGGTAATTATCTAATAATTCCATGTGGTCATACGGTTCATGTTGCGTTAACTTAGCTCGGCGAACTATATATTTTCTTCGTCAGTTTTTCTTCTACGTTGGGAGAGTCCTAACATGAGCATCAGTAAATCGCGCCGTCGCGCACTGTCTGTGATGATTGCTACGGCCGTCGCGGCCCAAGGTGTCGCCACAGCCGTGCCCCCGGCTGCGCACGCGACCGAAGTCTCGGCAGAACAGCAGGGGGGAGAAACCCTTGCGAAGAAGGCGGAGGCCGTCAAGGCCAAGGCGGTCAGGGTCCACAAACAAATCTCCGACAGGTCGGATGCCGTGACAACGGAGGAGGGTCAGAAGGAATACGCGACTATCCTTGCCGCGGCGGAGACGCTGGTGAAAGAGACCGAGGCGCTCGTTGAGGAAGCAAAGAATGCTACCTCGAAGGAAGACATGGATGCGTTGAGCGACAAGGCCGACGCCTTGGGCACTAAGGCGGATCGCATCAGCCAAGATTGGATCAGGATTCTCCAGGAAGAAGTCGTCCGCTACAGGGCGGGCATCGACGCCGCAGTCAAACGGGCGGAAGATGCGCTCACGGTCATTCAGGCAGCCTATGACAGGACTGAGGATATGGCAGTCAAGAAGCGGATCGCGTCCGAGTTCCTCAACCCCGCAAAGGAATTCGTTGCCGAGGCTCGACACAAGCAAGCTGAGGTGGCCGAGATCGAGCGGAACCAGCAATCTGTGTTCCGCGTGGAATCGATCCGCGATGCGCTCGTTGCGGCCAACAGCGCCGCTGGTAAGACCGTCGAGCTGAGCAACAGTGTGGACAAGGTCGCCGGCAAGCAGGGTGACAAGGGCTCGAGCATCGACAACAACCTGGCGCTGGGGCTCGGTATCCCCGCTATTATCGCGGTGCTTGTCGGGGCCGTGGCCTTGCTGCTGAAGAAGGCCCTGAGCATGGTTGGCAAGCACTAGAGCCGACTTCCGCACCCGCTAGGGTAAAGGCATGACCGGACGCTCCCCAGACCAGTTGCCCTCCCTCGCCGACTTCATCGCCGCTAGCCCGAGCCCATTCCACGCCGCGGCGAATGTCCGCGATGAGCTGCTCACAGCAGGTTTCGCAGACGAATGCTTGTCGACGCCCGGCGGACACGTCCTTGTCAACGGAGGTGCCGTGATTGCCTGGTGGGTGCCCGACAACCCCCGCCCGCGCATGCGGGTCGTGGGCTCGCACACGGACTCTCCGGGCCTGTCCGTCAAACCGGACCCGGACCTCGTGCGCGAGGGTTTTCACCAGGTGGCGGTGGAGGTCTACGGCGGCCCCATCCTGAGCACCTGGTTCGACCGCGACATCACGTTCGCCGGGCGTGTCGTGTTGCGTGACGGCACGCACAACCTCGTGAACACGGGGCCGGTGGCGCGGGTGTCCAGCCTCGCCATCCACCTCTATCGCGGCGACGCTCCGGCGCTGGAACGCCAGGCGCACACTGCGCCGATCCTCGGCGGCGGGGAGCCTTTTAGCGAGGTGCTCGCCCGCGCTGCGGGAGTAGAACCGGGGGAGATTCTGGCGCACGAGCTCGTCTCGGCGGACACCCAACGCGGCGAGCTGGTGGGGGACATGCTGGCGGCGGGGCGGTTGGATAATCTGAGCAGTGTGTGGGCGTCGCTACGCGCGCTGCTCCGGGCGAAGGACGCGGCGCGCGACGTGCTCGTGCTGGCGGCCTTCAACCACGAGGAAGTCGGCTCGGCGAGCCCGACGGGGGCCGGCGGGCCTCTGCTGGAAAGGGTGCTGGCCGCCCTAGCGGCTGAGCTGGGCAACCCGGCCGAGGTGTTCGCGCACTCGCTGCTTGTCTCCGCGGATGCAGCGCATTCGGTGCACCCGAACTACCCGGGCAAGCACGACCCAACGCACCGGCCGGTCATCAACGGCGGTCCGGTGCTCAAGATCAACGCGAACCAGCGCTACGCCTCCGACGCCGTGACGGAGGCTGAATGGAAGCGCGCCTGTGCCGCGGCGGGCGTGCCAGTGCAGACGTTCGTCGGCAACAACGACGTTCCCTGCGGCTCGACCATCGGGCCGATCTCGGCGACGCGGTTGGGTATTCCCACCGTCGACGTGGGCGTGCCCCTGTTGTCCATGCACTCGGCGCGCGAGCTGTGCGGCGTGCGCGACATGGAGTGGTTCACCGACGCCTTGGAGTCCTTCTACCGCGCCGACTACCGTTGACGCGTCAGGCCAACCAACGCAGGAGGATCTGGAGTGTATTCCCGCCCTTTCCAGGCAGGCGAGAAGGTGCAGCTCACCGACGCCAAGCGCCGCCATTTCACCATCGAGCTCGTGCCCGGCGGACAGTTCCACTCCCACAAGGGCATCGTGGAGCACGACGAGATCATCGGCGCTGAGGAGGGCACCGTGGTCACCTCCACCCTCGGGGCCGACTACCTGTGCTTCCGCCACCTGCTCGTCGACCACGTGCTGTCCATGCCGCGCGGCGCCGCCGTGATCTACCCGAAGGACGCGGCGCAGATCCTCGTCGAGGGCGACATCTACATGGGCGCGCGCGTACTCGAGGCCGGGGCTGGTTCGGGCGCGTTGTCGATGTCCTTGCTGCGCGCGGTGGGCCCTGAGGGGACGGTGTTTTCCTACGAGGTGCGCGAGGACCACCTGGAGTACGCGCGCGCCAACGTCGCGGAGTACTTCGGCGAGGAGCCCGCGTGGTGGCAACCGCGCCTGGGCGATTTCGG encodes:
- a CDS encoding formate--tetrahydrofolate ligase, with translation MATDVEIAQAHTLEPITDIADKAGVPADALIPIGNHMAKVDASRVPATNPGKVVLVAGVSPTPAGEGKSTVLIGLADALAKLGNNAMVALREPSLGPVMGIKGGAAGGGYSQVVPMENINLHFTGDFHAVTSATNTLAALIDNHIQKGNELGIDPRRIIWQRCLDVNDRSLRRVITGLGGPGDGVPTQTGFTITAASEIMAILGLASDLQDLKKRLAAITIGLTFDKEPVTAGQLGAEGALTALLKNAINPNLVQTLGGTPALIHGGPFANIAHGCNTLLATHTAQNLADIVLTEAGFGSDLGAEKFFDIKARYGGFDVAGAVVVATIRSMKYNAGVAKEDLTEENTAAVKDGIVNLERHVENVAKFGVKPVVAINLFTSDTQAERAVVREWADKHGVALAECEVWAKGGDGAIDLATTLLDNLSEGTSRALYDPADGVENAIETIATEIYRAEKVEYSVNALRDLRTLKGNGFDTLPVCVSKTQYSFSDDPSQLGAPEGHTLHVRKLVPLTGAGFVVALTGDVMTMPGLPTIPAANNIDVDENGVVSGLF
- a CDS encoding RecB family exonuclease, producing MTTSTPKPLALSPSRASDYKQCPLLYRFRAIDKLPEEKTEAQVKGTLVHAVLEEMHGWPREERTYPAAVKRIRPQWESMLDDDPSSADPITDTHQLFVDTRALLRGYFEMENPLGFDSYKQEMYVSTVLPNGVPVRGFIDRVDIAPTGEVRVVDYKTGKKPLPRYSADAQFQMRFYALVYWRLFGKIPTQLRLMYLKVADSLFLTPSREELEYFERDLGDLWQKIAGDGVEGTYRPRHTKLCGWCSFQAICPVFGGTPPHYPGWPGSAAD
- a CDS encoding M18 family aminopeptidase; its protein translation is MTGRSPDQLPSLADFIAASPSPFHAAANVRDELLTAGFADECLSTPGGHVLVNGGAVIAWWVPDNPRPRMRVVGSHTDSPGLSVKPDPDLVREGFHQVAVEVYGGPILSTWFDRDITFAGRVVLRDGTHNLVNTGPVARVSSLAIHLYRGDAPALERQAHTAPILGGGEPFSEVLARAAGVEPGEILAHELVSADTQRGELVGDMLAAGRLDNLSSVWASLRALLRAKDAARDVLVLAAFNHEEVGSASPTGAGGPLLERVLAALAAELGNPAEVFAHSLLVSADAAHSVHPNYPGKHDPTHRPVINGGPVLKINANQRYASDAVTEAEWKRACAAAGVPVQTFVGNNDVPCGSTIGPISATRLGIPTVDVGVPLLSMHSARELCGVRDMEWFTDALESFYRADYR
- a CDS encoding tRNA (adenine-N1)-methyltransferase; translation: MYSRPFQAGEKVQLTDAKRRHFTIELVPGGQFHSHKGIVEHDEIIGAEEGTVVTSTLGADYLCFRHLLVDHVLSMPRGAAVIYPKDAAQILVEGDIYMGARVLEAGAGSGALSMSLLRAVGPEGTVFSYEVREDHLEYARANVAEYFGEEPAWWQPRLGDFGAVTREDLGGPVDRLILDMVEPWHFIDTVKQLLIPGGVFMTYVATVPQLMNIMESIREAKCFTEPRAWETLLREWKVEGLATRPEHRMNAHTAFLVWTRRLADGVTPPRPQRKARR